In Pseudobacteroides sp., one DNA window encodes the following:
- a CDS encoding B12-binding domain-containing radical SAM protein: protein MQFYDSVFVYINVVNGYITGAEYQLDCAYIRSYLNKFDLKTMQYINKNIKRYSDIIRELSSISSRSYVFYINEYNFFINKLIINTLRKSNPNVTVYVFGASANYIANNLLDEVYIDMCLIDSVAYSLKDILLCNKEIWEISNIIYKADNKVYSTEKKYIDYSLDDLGLPYSSGVIPPEEIQNVGMVSSVGCYGECSFCSYVNSKMFRIHSINSIIQELKYISYFISGKNTKVSFFDDCFSVSKERTIELCSKIISAGLQFQFWCCTRSDLLTKDVIDAMAECNFKNIVIGLESASCNTLDKLGKLGKNQNAADYIYNLQNMFHYATQKGINPYISVNFGLPNEELYDALKTINFIKSNNAIKNTSVCFTTCFPGSKIFEESANYQIHKETSPTILPYRTYYNNYDMHPVFNELIKTEIISGDLKESLMKTSEHKKEYISYFTGINQDLNSVGTIKFIEIKDFNEKNSVFIDRNISINGKVISYPEKLIISKKNLFSDDRKKLKLSIKMYDENLEYAYRNDSYLPTDQASIIEKGEYTYIQPNNTYLNEPIKMKINKIDSSQSLSEIEKRAKNFFKNRVLKFNDLENSIYLNACMFSGKCNICSILRVSIADENILGCINKIKIGTINDSYENIINGINNILKETYSHRNCISCSAYNWCPKCVSLQGYISDKDYCDFIKNNKHFCFYLKVIGFLNLLLTNESSIDNIYFHIFLNSIHDGIKNTKPRFNFHENVILIEINNNFLLCNLLNNKVIKCRDIEKDAILGSKELSTFLQYNALYNQLNYHGFIGANGN from the coding sequence ATGCAATTTTATGATTCGGTATTTGTTTATATTAATGTAGTTAACGGTTACATTACTGGAGCAGAGTATCAATTGGACTGTGCCTATATTAGGAGCTATTTGAATAAATTTGATCTCAAAACCATGCAGTATATAAATAAAAATATTAAAAGATATTCGGATATAATAAGAGAACTATCAAGTATTTCATCAAGATCTTATGTTTTTTATATCAACGAATATAACTTTTTCATAAATAAATTAATTATTAATACATTGAGGAAATCAAATCCCAACGTTACAGTTTATGTTTTCGGAGCGTCAGCAAATTATATTGCAAATAATCTATTGGATGAAGTATATATAGATATGTGCTTGATTGACAGCGTTGCCTATTCCTTAAAGGATATACTATTATGCAACAAGGAAATATGGGAAATTAGTAACATAATATATAAAGCTGACAATAAAGTTTATTCTACTGAAAAGAAATACATTGACTATTCACTGGATGATCTGGGACTGCCCTATAGCAGCGGTGTTATCCCTCCTGAAGAAATTCAAAATGTAGGTATGGTTAGTTCTGTAGGATGCTATGGGGAATGCAGCTTTTGTTCTTATGTTAACAGCAAAATGTTCAGAATTCATTCAATTAATAGTATAATTCAAGAGTTGAAATATATAAGTTACTTTATATCTGGTAAAAATACCAAGGTCAGTTTTTTTGATGACTGTTTCTCAGTATCAAAAGAAAGAACAATCGAGCTGTGCAGCAAAATTATTTCAGCAGGTCTTCAGTTTCAGTTTTGGTGCTGCACAAGATCAGATTTACTTACGAAAGATGTAATCGATGCTATGGCCGAATGCAATTTCAAAAATATTGTTATAGGGTTAGAGAGTGCATCTTGCAACACACTCGATAAATTAGGCAAGCTTGGAAAAAATCAAAATGCTGCAGATTATATTTATAACCTCCAAAATATGTTTCACTATGCTACCCAAAAGGGAATCAACCCTTATATAAGCGTTAATTTTGGTTTACCAAATGAAGAACTTTATGACGCTTTAAAGACTATTAATTTTATTAAGAGCAACAATGCCATTAAGAACACTAGTGTATGTTTTACAACTTGCTTCCCTGGAAGTAAAATATTTGAGGAGAGTGCTAATTACCAAATACACAAAGAAACATCTCCAACAATTCTTCCATATCGCACGTACTATAACAATTATGATATGCATCCGGTTTTTAATGAGCTAATAAAAACCGAAATTATAAGCGGTGATTTAAAAGAGAGTCTGATGAAGACATCAGAGCATAAGAAAGAATATATTAGTTATTTTACAGGCATAAACCAAGATCTTAATAGCGTTGGAACAATTAAATTTATTGAGATTAAAGATTTTAATGAAAAAAACAGTGTCTTTATTGATAGGAATATAAGCATAAATGGTAAAGTCATTTCTTATCCTGAAAAGCTAATAATATCAAAGAAAAACCTTTTTTCTGACGATAGAAAGAAGTTGAAGCTTTCAATTAAAATGTATGATGAAAATTTGGAATATGCATATAGAAACGATAGTTATTTACCTACTGACCAAGCTTCCATTATTGAAAAAGGTGAATATACATATATTCAACCCAATAATACATATTTAAATGAGCCTATCAAAATGAAGATCAATAAAATAGATTCTTCACAATCTTTAAGTGAGATTGAAAAGAGAGCAAAAAACTTTTTTAAAAATAGAGTATTGAAGTTCAATGATTTGGAAAACAGCATTTATTTAAATGCATGTATGTTTTCAGGAAAATGTAACATATGTTCAATATTAAGAGTATCTATTGCAGATGAAAATATACTTGGATGCATTAACAAGATAAAAATCGGAACTATTAACGATAGTTATGAAAACATTATTAACGGCATTAATAATATTTTAAAAGAAACATACTCACATCGAAATTGCATCAGCTGCTCAGCATATAACTGGTGTCCTAAGTGTGTCTCCTTGCAGGGGTATATCAGCGACAAAGATTACTGCGATTTTATAAAAAATAATAAACATTTTTGTTTCTATTTAAAAGTAATCGGTTTTTTAAATTTATTACTAACGAATGAAAGCAGTATAGATAATATATATTTTCATATATTTTTAAATAGCATTCATGACGGAATAAAAAATACAAAACCAAGATTTAATTTTCATGAAAATGTTATTCTTATTGAAATAAATAATAATTTTCTGTTATGTAATTTGTTAAACAATAAGGTTATAAAATGCAGAGACATAGAAAAGGACGCTATATTAGGATCTAAAGAACTTAGTACTTTTTTACAATACAATGCACTTTACAACCAACTAAACTACCATGGCTTTATTGGAGCAAATGGAAATTAA
- a CDS encoding B12-binding domain-containing radical SAM protein codes for MKDYEYTKLNTKANNIVLINLPSMTYKIDGMEKEFGYNPSFALISLGTWLELNGYHPILIDLCCEHLSKEEIFGILENENPIIVGLSVHTENIELALNMAKLIKLSFPSVKIVFGGAHPSLVPEDIITSEYVDFIIRKEGESSFLELAEAIVSNENTISFDKIPGILFKKSDTVIKNSLRPPITDLDLMPLPKREFFDINKYSFVVNIITGRGCPGNCVYCAAKSLSGAEYRELVLSSVEFR; via the coding sequence ATGAAAGATTATGAATATACTAAACTTAATACAAAGGCCAATAATATTGTTTTAATCAATTTGCCATCAATGACTTATAAAATTGATGGCATGGAAAAAGAATTTGGATATAATCCTTCATTTGCCCTTATTTCACTTGGCACGTGGCTGGAACTGAATGGGTATCATCCAATCCTTATTGATTTGTGCTGTGAGCATTTATCCAAAGAAGAGATCTTTGGAATCCTGGAAAATGAAAATCCAATTATTGTTGGTCTGTCTGTACATACGGAAAATATAGAACTGGCATTGAATATGGCAAAGCTTATAAAACTATCTTTTCCAAGTGTAAAAATTGTATTTGGAGGGGCACATCCCTCCCTCGTACCTGAAGATATAATAACCTCAGAATACGTAGATTTCATTATTAGAAAGGAAGGTGAGTCTAGCTTCCTTGAACTGGCAGAAGCCATTGTTTCTAATGAAAATACAATTAGCTTTGATAAAATACCTGGTATATTATTCAAAAAATCAGATACAGTAATTAAAAACTCTTTAAGACCCCCCATTACTGATTTAGATTTAATGCCTCTACCAAAGAGAGAGTTTTTTGATATTAACAAGTATTCTTTTGTTGTAAATATAATAACCGGAAGAGGATGTCCTGGAAATTGTGTATATTGTGCTGCAAAATCACTTTCCGGAGCAGAATATCGTGAGCTTGTCCTATCTTCCGTAGAATTTCGGTAG
- a CDS encoding B12-binding domain-containing radical SAM protein, producing MNKVLLMNLPIQSYLQKEFTNDSGYNPSLGLLSIGTWMELNGYEPIVLDLCYNRKTSKELLQLIEEENPILIGMSVYTENVDMAISTAKIIKAAFPSIKIVFGGAHPTLVPDDIITSQYVDFIIRKEGESTFLELCEAVVSNENIIKFDDIAGLVFKRDNKVIQNKLRSFITDLDIMPLPKRELAGIENYKDIINISTSRGCPGNCIYCSATALSGATYRTRNIDNVFLEVVLLRVIVRDSFLKIYIVDDTFTAVPVRVLRFADLIKKYNLNIYWHCESRVDVMTEELLDAMTSSRCIAVQYGIESGSQEVLDKIRKGINLDIARKVIDSTFKRKILPCLSFMVGHFCDTKETMEETLNFIKHVSTNYKAEVALSFNTPFPGTWQYTHKDKLGMKLVTDKYKLFSLLDPIVETNAFTTNDQREIFFEARQYLARITSIERMRKEMVD from the coding sequence ATGAATAAAGTACTATTAATGAACTTACCAATCCAATCTTATTTACAAAAAGAGTTTACAAATGATTCCGGTTACAATCCATCATTAGGATTACTATCTATTGGAACTTGGATGGAACTAAACGGCTATGAACCAATTGTATTAGATTTGTGTTATAACCGAAAAACTTCAAAAGAGCTTTTGCAACTGATTGAGGAAGAAAATCCTATACTTATTGGCATGTCAGTCTATACAGAAAATGTAGATATGGCTATTTCTACTGCCAAAATAATTAAAGCAGCTTTTCCTTCTATTAAAATTGTTTTTGGTGGAGCACACCCAACGCTGGTACCTGATGATATCATAACTTCACAATATGTGGATTTTATAATAAGAAAAGAAGGTGAATCTACATTTTTAGAGTTATGCGAAGCAGTAGTATCTAATGAAAACATTATAAAATTTGATGACATAGCTGGACTGGTTTTTAAAAGAGATAACAAAGTTATTCAAAACAAATTGAGATCTTTTATAACCGATCTGGATATCATGCCACTACCTAAAAGAGAGCTGGCAGGTATTGAAAACTATAAGGATATTATAAACATTTCAACGAGCAGAGGCTGTCCAGGTAATTGTATATACTGTTCAGCTACTGCATTATCAGGTGCTACTTACCGCACAAGAAATATTGATAACGTATTTTTGGAAGTTGTGCTGCTAAGAGTAATTGTAAGGGATAGCTTCCTTAAAATATATATTGTTGATGATACTTTTACAGCTGTTCCTGTAAGGGTTTTACGATTTGCTGACCTTATAAAAAAATATAACCTAAATATATACTGGCATTGCGAATCGAGAGTTGATGTAATGACTGAGGAGTTACTAGATGCTATGACTTCTAGCAGGTGTATAGCTGTTCAATATGGCATCGAAAGCGGCAGTCAGGAGGTTTTAGATAAAATTAGAAAGGGAATTAATCTGGATATAGCTCGAAAGGTTATAGACAGCACATTCAAGAGAAAAATCCTTCCATGCTTGTCATTTATGGTAGGCCACTTTTGTGATACAAAAGAAACAATGGAAGAAACACTAAATTTTATTAAGCATGTGTCCACAAATTATAAAGCTGAAGTAGCATTGTCGTTTAATACACCATTTCCAGGAACCTGGCAATACACTCACAAGGATAAGCTTGGAATGAAATTAGTGACAGATAAATATAAACTGTTTTCATTGCTTGATCCGATTGTAGAAACAAATGCTTTTACAACTAATGATCAACGAGAGATATTTTTCGAAGCAAGGCAATATTTAGCTAGAATAACATCAATTGAAAGAATGCGAAAGGAGATGGTAGATTAA
- a CDS encoding PqqD family peptide modification chaperone gives MNKTDIPEVKTLNWSVKDNVVIIDMLTDKVLLNESASIVWNMINGVDSIGEIFDKLKLKYGDQNSDESLSEILESSINLFIDNNVLALKSHSDFDGWLQYE, from the coding sequence ATGAATAAGACAGATATTCCAGAGGTAAAAACTCTGAACTGGAGTGTAAAAGATAATGTAGTTATTATAGATATGCTTACAGATAAGGTTTTATTAAATGAAAGTGCAAGCATCGTTTGGAACATGATTAATGGCGTTGACAGTATTGGAGAAATCTTTGACAAATTGAAATTAAAATATGGAGATCAAAACAGCGATGAATCTTTATCTGAAATACTTGAATCGTCAATAAATCTATTTATTGACAATAATGTGCTTGCGTTAAAATCACACAGTGATTTTGATGGGTGGTTGCAATATGAATAA
- a CDS encoding aspartate aminotransferase family protein has protein sequence MNTLNLRTVIDTGSDVNYPVWHPFSNTTRNYFSMLNITKGEGIYLYDINNRKYLDASSGLWNISLGYGNKKIEDYILKQLNRLPYCSLFDYTNPTVVLAASKILSILPPNMKKIFFTCSGSESIELSIKIMRKFWALNGHPEKKLIVSLNGSYHGTYYGSISISGIEQEFVNDISPLPGEAIFINGGICRKCKCSNEYPSCDSNCVYNLEEIIKKNIDKIAGIVIEPILASKGVEVLSEKFITGVYNICQKYQLLLAIDEVAVGFFRTGESFYIKKYGIEPDIICMGKGINSGYLPMGAVSVNSRIVEAYSSTDGVITHGSTQGGNLLSCAACIASIEQYEVMNIGANVKAMGDHLKKQLSDRLLYHPNVGEIRGEGLLLEVELFINKNSGEHLTTEQICTIQEILKNNGLIVYRSDVGLTILPMLIADKDNINNLVDILDYTFKHISF, from the coding sequence ATGAATACTTTAAATTTAAGAACTGTTATAGACACGGGAAGTGATGTAAATTATCCCGTTTGGCATCCTTTCTCGAACACAACACGAAACTACTTTAGCATGTTAAATATAACAAAAGGCGAAGGCATCTATCTCTACGACATAAATAACAGAAAATATCTGGATGCTTCAAGCGGTTTATGGAACATTTCACTTGGCTATGGAAACAAAAAAATTGAGGATTATATTCTGAAGCAACTGAATAGGCTGCCTTACTGTTCTTTATTTGATTATACAAATCCCACAGTAGTATTGGCAGCAAGTAAAATACTAAGTATTTTGCCGCCCAATATGAAAAAAATTTTCTTTACTTGCTCAGGATCGGAAAGCATTGAACTATCTATTAAAATAATGAGAAAGTTTTGGGCATTAAATGGTCATCCGGAGAAGAAGTTAATAGTAAGCTTAAATGGGTCTTACCACGGTACATATTACGGAAGCATTAGCATAAGCGGAATTGAGCAAGAGTTTGTAAATGATATATCACCCTTGCCTGGAGAAGCTATCTTTATAAATGGTGGAATATGCAGAAAGTGCAAGTGTTCTAACGAATATCCTTCATGTGATTCCAATTGTGTTTATAATCTGGAAGAAATAATTAAAAAGAATATTGATAAAATTGCAGGGATTGTTATTGAACCAATTCTAGCATCAAAAGGAGTCGAAGTTCTTTCAGAAAAATTTATTACCGGAGTATATAATATTTGCCAAAAATACCAACTTCTATTAGCTATTGATGAGGTTGCTGTAGGATTTTTCAGAACCGGTGAATCCTTCTATATAAAAAAATATGGGATAGAACCTGATATCATATGTATGGGTAAAGGAATAAACAGCGGCTATTTGCCTATGGGTGCAGTTTCTGTCAATTCAAGGATTGTTGAGGCCTATAGCAGCACAGATGGTGTTATAACTCATGGTTCTACACAAGGTGGAAATTTATTGTCATGTGCTGCCTGCATCGCTTCCATTGAGCAGTATGAAGTAATGAATATTGGTGCTAATGTAAAGGCAATGGGAGATCATTTAAAAAAACAATTATCAGACAGGTTGTTGTATCATCCTAATGTCGGAGAAATAAGAGGAGAAGGGTTATTGCTGGAGGTAGAGCTCTTTATAAATAAAAATTCCGGTGAGCATCTTACAACAGAACAAATTTGCACTATTCAAGAAATTTTAAAAAACAACGGTCTTATTGTTTATCGTTCAGATGTTGGACTAACTATTCTTCCAATGTTGATTGCAGATAAAGATAATATCAATAATTTAGTTGATATTTTAGACTATACATTTAAACATATCTCTTTTTAG
- a CDS encoding ABC transporter permease, producing MFRKIFINVLFENKKILIAFSSILVILFVYIGVQVMFATSQLTQLAMPDIEITGKLDSDGLLRYKLYNDQSGLSSKLKELYNKDYNIYPVVSRNILSNQSTTMSFKVNYWIYGVENNFFDDQLKGYIKDGRMPKPGEKETLIGNYAAHYYKVKVGDKIKIPVTLKKDYEKSDISTYTVSGILDDNIDYFKGAIFISRDTYESINSNKTVENLVLIYSKKSIDSKEYEKIYNSFIGLKADYNIGQINANFYQKDTSKRNVIINIIFVLFMSVIIVFLLLSYLMKGITKKIGLLKALGISDSYIIKTFLGGLSVTVVFATLLSIISGYIVKTYINKKISEFLEFSVSYYSINKYVILFTLAMSLLMFIVIFVIIKLKSSRISPRDAMLKS from the coding sequence ATGTTTAGAAAGATATTTATAAACGTTTTATTTGAAAATAAAAAAATACTAATTGCATTTTCTTCAATACTGGTAATTCTTTTTGTTTATATAGGTGTTCAAGTCATGTTTGCGACTTCCCAGTTAACTCAACTTGCAATGCCTGACATTGAAATCACAGGGAAACTAGATAGCGATGGCTTACTTAGGTATAAACTTTATAATGATCAGAGCGGATTATCCAGTAAGCTCAAAGAATTGTATAACAAAGATTATAATATTTACCCTGTAGTCTCCAGAAATATTTTGTCAAATCAAAGTACAACAATGTCCTTTAAAGTTAACTATTGGATATACGGAGTAGAAAATAACTTTTTTGATGATCAACTAAAAGGTTATATAAAAGATGGAAGAATGCCAAAGCCAGGGGAAAAAGAAACACTAATTGGAAATTACGCTGCACATTACTACAAAGTAAAAGTCGGTGACAAAATTAAAATTCCGGTAACATTAAAAAAAGATTATGAAAAGAGTGATATATCTACCTATACAGTTTCTGGAATTTTAGATGACAACATAGATTATTTTAAAGGTGCAATTTTTATATCAAGAGATACCTATGAATCAATAAACAGCAATAAAACCGTAGAGAACCTGGTATTAATTTATTCCAAGAAATCTATAGACAGCAAGGAATACGAAAAAATATACAATTCTTTTATCGGCCTTAAGGCTGACTATAATATTGGGCAAATTAATGCAAACTTTTATCAAAAAGATACATCAAAACGCAATGTTATTATTAATATAATATTTGTATTATTTATGAGTGTTATAATAGTTTTTCTATTATTATCATATCTGATGAAAGGTATTACAAAAAAGATCGGTTTGCTTAAAGCACTGGGTATATCCGACTCATACATTATTAAAACATTCCTGGGAGGGCTATCTGTAACAGTAGTTTTTGCTACTCTCCTATCTATTATTAGTGGTTATATAGTTAAAACCTATATAAACAAAAAGATTAGCGAGTTTTTGGAATTTAGCGTTTCATATTATTCGATAAATAAATATGTGATCCTATTTACATTAGCAATGTCTTTACTTATGTTTATAGTAATATTCGTCATTATAAAATTGAAAAGTTCAAGGATATCTCCAAGAGATGCAATGCTGAAATCGTAA
- a CDS encoding radical SAM/SPASM domain-containing protein, with translation MAINFNVKYFLDSDFEISNRDDNFLYIDYKNAIWLRTNSTGKEILDLCNGNLSLDEVINTVAEKHSFTPDILKVYFSDFLKQALDNNLLLESNSNKQIIEVKYSAYPEDIWIHVTGTCNLKCPFCYSISDAVNNKDLDHEKVIEFLQQIPEENRINIIISGGEPFLYKQLPEFIQNLKALKFQKIVLITNGTVGEEAYERVLPNINTLQISVDGTTPEFHDKTRGQGSFVKMLEKIKLAKKIGVQKLLISFTPTSFNISDLPNLPKFVFENNIDAIHITRLMPVGRGQSSIKDLSPSVEVYRDYVGKFLVNYDKLNSNIYYIRETEQMFIDENDKRKFVELTFASDQASKVAIRDKRVNCGVGCGLLSINYDGNIYPCPSLHHDEFKLGSVISDTYEATFESGLAFAKSCGVDVESSGCFDCKMKYFCGGGCRACALSNGSITSDDPMCNYYKESIIGNMWKFNANKSMV, from the coding sequence ATGGCTATAAACTTTAATGTTAAGTATTTTTTGGATTCTGATTTTGAAATTTCAAATAGAGATGATAATTTCCTGTATATTGATTATAAAAATGCAATATGGCTTAGAACTAACAGTACTGGAAAAGAAATACTTGACTTATGCAATGGAAATTTGTCGCTTGATGAAGTAATAAATACTGTTGCAGAAAAACACAGTTTTACACCGGATATTTTAAAGGTATATTTCTCTGATTTCCTTAAACAAGCATTAGACAACAACCTATTACTGGAATCCAACTCCAACAAACAGATTATTGAGGTTAAATATTCAGCATACCCTGAGGATATATGGATTCACGTTACCGGAACGTGTAACCTTAAGTGTCCATTCTGTTATTCTATTTCTGACGCGGTTAATAATAAAGACTTGGATCACGAGAAAGTTATAGAGTTCCTCCAACAAATTCCCGAAGAAAATAGAATAAACATAATTATTAGTGGAGGAGAGCCATTTTTATACAAACAATTGCCAGAATTTATCCAAAATCTAAAGGCATTGAAATTTCAAAAGATTGTACTTATCACAAATGGTACTGTTGGGGAGGAAGCTTATGAAAGGGTACTGCCTAATATAAACACTCTGCAGATATCAGTTGATGGTACAACGCCTGAATTCCATGATAAAACAAGAGGCCAAGGCTCATTTGTAAAAATGCTTGAAAAGATTAAACTTGCAAAAAAAATCGGAGTACAAAAACTTCTTATATCTTTTACTCCAACAAGTTTTAATATAAGTGATCTGCCCAATTTGCCTAAATTTGTGTTTGAAAACAATATCGATGCAATACATATAACAAGGTTAATGCCAGTTGGAAGAGGCCAATCAAGTATAAAAGATTTATCTCCTTCTGTTGAAGTATATAGGGACTATGTTGGAAAATTCTTAGTAAACTATGACAAACTAAACAGCAATATTTATTACATCCGTGAAACTGAACAAATGTTTATAGATGAGAATGATAAGAGAAAGTTTGTTGAATTGACTTTTGCATCCGACCAGGCAAGTAAAGTAGCAATTAGAGATAAAAGAGTTAACTGCGGTGTGGGTTGTGGTTTATTAAGTATAAACTATGATGGAAATATATATCCGTGCCCCTCATTGCATCATGACGAATTTAAACTTGGCAGCGTTATCAGTGATACTTATGAGGCTACTTTTGAGAGTGGTTTAGCTTTTGCTAAAAGCTGCGGTGTCGATGTAGAATCTTCAGGATGTTTCGATTGCAAGATGAAGTATTTTTGCGGTGGTGGGTGCCGAGCATGTGCATTATCCAATGGCAGCATTACTTCTGATGATCCTATGTGCAATTATTATAAAGAGTCAATCATCGGCAATATGTGGAAATTTAATGCAAATAAGAGCATGGTCTAG
- a CDS encoding DUF4177 domain-containing protein, which yields MYEYKIIRVECKKIGTANAKENYHTIIDDYASRGWRLLQLFAPPIAGYGTASYIELVFEKQV from the coding sequence ATGTATGAATATAAAATAATAAGAGTAGAATGCAAAAAAATCGGCACTGCAAATGCAAAAGAAAATTACCATACTATAATTGATGATTATGCTAGCCGCGGCTGGAGATTATTACAACTATTTGCACCTCCGATAGCTGGATACGGTACGGCATCATATATTGAATTGGTCTTTGAAAAACAAGTTTGA
- a CDS encoding class I SAM-dependent methyltransferase, translated as MDYFGFCKGIKNLNLPNLKELDVYEGFFAEFYNKCANEKFDIDLYLSLANVYGSKVLELACGSGRVLIPLLENGHEATGLDLSQDMLNILQRKCIDKFENVKLVCANMAEYISEEKYDMVILSQGSLCLLKDNEDRIKIFRNTYKNLRDGGLFVFNYIDSSFENITVGELKPKYFFSATQKSFIILTEKIWNDKSKSVINLYGEEITRTGEVYRYLGNTTKYLLSKSLIDIIISESGFTKIKDYTIEIPEGIMRFELLKK; from the coding sequence ATGGATTATTTCGGATTTTGCAAAGGGATAAAGAACTTAAATCTACCTAATTTGAAAGAGTTGGACGTTTATGAAGGATTCTTTGCTGAATTTTATAATAAATGTGCAAATGAAAAATTTGATATAGACTTGTACCTGAGCCTAGCCAATGTATATGGCAGCAAGGTTTTGGAACTTGCTTGCGGCTCTGGCAGAGTTTTAATACCCTTACTTGAAAATGGTCATGAAGCAACAGGTCTCGACTTATCACAAGATATGCTTAACATACTTCAACGTAAATGCATAGACAAATTTGAGAATGTAAAGCTTGTATGTGCAAACATGGCCGAGTATATTTCTGAAGAAAAATATGACATGGTGATTCTTTCCCAAGGTTCACTATGCTTACTAAAGGACAATGAGGACAGAATAAAAATTTTCCGAAATACATATAAAAATCTTCGAGATGGGGGATTATTTGTTTTCAATTATATAGATTCCTCATTTGAAAATATTACTGTAGGTGAACTGAAGCCCAAATACTTCTTTAGTGCTACTCAAAAGTCGTTCATTATCCTTACTGAAAAAATATGGAATGACAAGTCAAAATCAGTTATTAATCTATATGGCGAAGAGATAACAAGGACAGGAGAAGTCTATAGATATTTAGGAAATACAACTAAATATTTACTTTCCAAATCTCTTATTGATATAATAATCTCTGAAAGTGGTTTTACCAAAATAAAGGATTACACTATAGAAATTCCAGAAGGTATAATGAGATTTGAATTGCTTAAGAAATAA
- a CDS encoding ATP-binding cassette domain-containing protein: MRVSTVKLNKSYKKKGKQIEIIKDFSYDFKPGALYQIKGESGKGKTTLLTLLSLLQKQDSGEIFFNDELVSSLNYEKKCKFRREHIGIIFQDYNLLDSLTVIDNICLLDICENKVSAKDAYKKAEEVLSLLNLSHRSHHLPFELSGGEQQRVGIARAIIKNPSILICDEPVSNLDMENSKRIVDFINDYCHKNNKLVLVTSHNEYFDDYADEIINL; the protein is encoded by the coding sequence GTGCGGGTATCAACGGTAAAGTTAAATAAGTCCTACAAAAAAAAAGGAAAGCAAATTGAAATTATAAAAGATTTCAGTTATGATTTTAAACCCGGAGCATTATATCAAATAAAGGGAGAGTCCGGCAAAGGGAAAACTACATTACTCACTCTATTGTCACTTCTACAAAAACAAGATAGTGGTGAAATATTTTTTAATGATGAATTAGTTAGCTCGTTAAACTATGAAAAAAAATGCAAATTCAGGAGGGAACATATAGGTATAATATTCCAAGATTATAACCTGCTTGATAGTTTAACAGTTATAGACAATATTTGTCTTTTAGATATTTGCGAAAATAAGGTATCTGCAAAAGATGCATATAAAAAAGCAGAAGAAGTACTTTCTCTTTTAAATCTTTCTCACAGATCCCATCACCTGCCCTTTGAATTGTCAGGCGGTGAACAGCAAAGAGTTGGAATTGCAAGGGCAATAATTAAAAACCCGTCTATTCTTATATGTGATGAGCCTGTATCAAACCTTGATATGGAAAATTCAAAAAGGATAGTTGATTTTATAAATGATTATTGTCATAAGAATAATAAATTGGTATTAGTAACGAGCCATAATGAATACTTTGATGATTATGCTGATGAAATCATTAATTTGTAA